From the genome of Vallitalea okinawensis, one region includes:
- a CDS encoding ferritin-like domain-containing protein, with product MHNASIGEILRFAISIEEEGVGFYNKYSELAKGEVKELMLKLANDEIAHAEVFQKMYEEFAGHDDYLFTEEVDQYFHSYANHVGFSRRKQELHSIEEALAVAIETEKITTDFYKGLIDKTKDEKLREVLVRLVEEESDHGDILQLHLNAIKN from the coding sequence ATGCATAATGCATCTATAGGAGAAATATTACGTTTTGCTATATCCATTGAAGAAGAAGGTGTAGGGTTCTATAATAAGTACAGTGAATTGGCAAAAGGTGAAGTGAAAGAGTTAATGTTAAAATTAGCTAATGATGAGATTGCACACGCTGAAGTTTTTCAAAAAATGTATGAGGAATTTGCTGGACATGATGACTATCTTTTTACTGAAGAAGTTGATCAGTATTTTCATTCTTATGCCAATCATGTAGGTTTTAGTAGAAGAAAACAAGAACTACATAGCATCGAAGAAGCCTTAGCGGTTGCTATTGAAACAGAGAAGATTACAACAGATTTTTATAAAGGTTTAATTGATAAGACAAAGGATGAAAAATTAAGGGAAGTCTTAGTAAGGCTAGTGGAAGAAGAGAGTGACCACGGAGATATTCTTCAACTACATTTAAATGCAATTAAAAACTAA